ATAATATACAGATATAGATACACTACATGCAACAATTTAGGATTTACATTTTGTAGGAGCCCAACATGAAGCACAAGGAGAGTAGCATGAGCTGGACAAAAATTTCCTGGTCACCGTTGTTGTTTTTGAAAGTTATTTTAAATGgcgtagaattttttttacatacaACTTATTgaaatatatgaatattttattaagtatatatgtatatatattcctCTACCCTCCATTGGTCTTTGATTTCGGacaaaactaaaactattaaaatGTATAATATCATCAAAAATTATGTTTTGCTCTTGCTCTAAGTTTNGGCACCAtacccaaacaaattgtttgggcacggtgcccaGAAAATTTTCGTCCGCATGAGCTTGCACATGTCTAGCTATAAATAGGTACCACCTCCTTGTACTTGTAGTTTTTGAAAGTTATTTTAAATGgcgtagaattttttttacatacaACTTATTgaaatatatgaatattttattaagtatatatgtatatatattcctCTACCCTCCATTGGTCTTTGATTTCGGacaaaactaaaactattaaaatGTATAATATCATCAAAAATTATGTTTTGCTCTTGCTCTAAGTTTTTACTAAATTACCTGTTTAAGCGCTAGAAATTAAGTAAATCAGCGTAGctggtttttctttttggtttttttttactttaaacaaATTGTTTTCACACGTGttggaagattttttttttaagaaaaaagaaaaaaaaaataatgttgttCTCACTAGtaattgtaaaaagaaaaatgagataGTCGCTCTCAAACGCATAACCTTTTTGATGGGAACATATAGGAGTACACCCTACGTTGAACTTTATTATTAACTTTATTAACAACGGATACAATGAACAATTAATCTAGTGATGTGTGAGTCCACTATTGGACAAAAGGATAGGCACCTTTAATGCACCTATTTATATATGAGCTAGCCCCATAAAGCCAAATCTACCACACTTAGAGCCTATTATGTGGATGCAAAAAAAGACCTACCCCAGTTGATTGATAAACAAGACGACAAATGCTCACAATTACACACCATGCATGCACTGTTGAAATTATTCCAATTATGATTATCTTTGAGCACCATAAATTATCTtgtagataaaataaaattttcgtcTTTGAAAGCTATAATTACTAAGATATTTATAAtggagtgttgaatataaatgataaaaatatcgTGCCAGAGTAGTCCAGTCTTATTCAATTTTTTCGTGTTTATTTTAGAGCtgtacattttattttatttgtggtAAAAATTACTGATTCATTAGAAAGTTGGTaggttaaatttttagagaagtGCTACTTAACAGTAGCAAATTACACCAAACAACTCTTTTATTCAACATCTCGATCTCTTTCATTCACAGCTTTCAATTTAGATAACAGCGAGACTTTCAAATTAgagctagactggtatactatcggtacaCGTAGGCCTTcgtgctatcaagttattttcactgatgcggcttccaaatcaacgatcggctccgttagatttgatctacactattgaaagtatttgaaaattaaattttataatttttttgtatcatttacctatcaaacaactagtctaaaaatgaacggctgaaaataaaaatctcataaaaaatgatgataaaagatttgaatttaagatcagagatactaatcttattctaaatagtgaaaagaattttctataaaaattttatcaaatgtggattgttttacaccgttcaattcacaaacacatcacatctaccattaaaattattaattttgagaccttttgatcactaaccaaatgatgtcgaataattatgaaatttagttttcaaatacttttaataatatagatcaagtctaacggaatcGATCATTAttttagaagccgcatcattaaaaacaacttagtagtacggaagtctccgtgctaccgatagtataccagcctagctcttcAAATTAAAGCTTATTTATTTGCTCTGAAGCTTCATTTCACCAATGCCCTAGACCTATTTAAAGTCTTAGTCtgtggattattttttaaaaaaaaagcaaaaattttttttttaaaaaaaaaggtagcacgctacccgcttcattcattgaattgATAAATTAAGCTACAATTGTGAGGCAACTTGGCACCAAAAAGAAGgacaacattaaaaaaaaaaaaatcgctaGCCCGGGGATTTGGTAAGTAAAAGATCCCACTCCTTCACTAGAAGCTTGAGTCTGTGAACCGCTAGCCCGGGATTTAGTACGATGTTTCGAAAAATTGAATCGTTTCTGACCTTCCAAATGATCCACCAGCAGCCAACTAAGTCAGTCAATCTGGGTCTATTCCTACGATGATTCTTTCTACCCATCCACCTATCCCATACGAGATTCACGTCGCCCCCCAGGTCTTGGGTCTGGATATCGTCTATCTCGGTGACTATGATGAACTTACCGAATACGCAACGGGTAAAAAGGTGATCCGCTGATTCTTCTTCCGCCCCGCATAGCACACAGGTAGGATCGTCTATCCACCCTCTTTTCGTAAGAATATCACGTGTAAGGACCCTTTTCTTGAGCACTAACCAGCTAAACACTTTTACTTTTAGGGGGATTTTGAGGTTTCGGATTTTAGTGGCGCGTGCGTCTCTCGTTCCACCGTTCGTCAATGCTGAATATATTGATTTAACCAAAAAGTGTCCGTCAGGAGTCCAACGCCATTGGATCAAATCCGGCCTTTGATCGATGTGGAAGCAGGATACCCTCTCTTGAGTTCCGAGATGCTCGGTAGCGACATTTGCAATTGGCCAACGTCGTCCCCCAGGATCTTGGACCAGTTCCAATTACCCCTCGTGCAGTAATCACTAACTCTAGCGTTTTTCCCCTCGGCCCAAAGGTACACACCCGGGAACTCCACGTTCAACGTTTTCTCCCCACACCATCGATCCAGCCAAAAGTCGATGGTACACCCGTTTCCTAGTTTGAAAGTCGCTCCCGAATTAAAGATGGTCTTGAGACTAAGTATGCCCTTCCACCAGCTAGAAAAAGGTCTGAAGGATCTGTCTTCTCGCCGTGGCTTTCTTCTTCGATAGTACAAATCTCAGATTAACTTATTCCACTGTAGTTCAGGAGCTGTATGGAATTTTCACCGCCATTTGGTTAGGAGCGCTTGATTCATGATAGCAACATCCAAGATACCCAAACCGCCTTCTTTCTTGGTCCTACATACATTTTTCTAAGACACCAAGTAGCCCTTACCGGGGCGTTACAACCGCCATTCCAAAAGAAGTCTCTTCTAAGGTCGATGCGCTTAATCACCCATAGAGGAGTCTTAAACACGGATAGGTAGTATAGGGGTAAGTTGGTTAATACCGCGTTGACCAAAATAAGTCTGCCCCCCCTAGAGAGGAGTTTGGCTTGCCAACCCCTTATTTTGCGGTGAAGCTTTTGAATGACTTCCCTCCATGACTCCTTGGGTGGCGGTTTGGGAGAGAGTGGAAAGCCCAAATATTTGGTCGGACGAGTGCCCACTTTACACTTCAGAATGTTCGCTAATCTAGCTCTTTTTTCATCCTTTTGACCCAAATAATACAGTTCTGACTTCTCCGTATTGATTTTCATCCCCGAAGCCCATTCGAATAGTCGCCATAAGAACTTGAGGTTTTTCAAGTACCTGATTTTTGCCTTGCAGAAGAAGAAAGTGTCGTCCGCAAACTGAGTGAGAGTGGCCTTACCTGCCTCGGACGGCCCAATGCCTTTAATGAGATTATTAGCTATCGCCTCATTGGTCAGACGAGCCAGACATTCTGCCACCAGTAAGAACAGATAAGGCGAAAGTGGGTCCCCTTGCCTCACGCCTCTCTTCGTCATTATCCATTTGGTTGGCTCTCCATTCACCAGAATCGCCACTTTCGCATGACACACACATGATTCGATCCAGCCACGCCACGTGTCGTTAAACCCCCACCAACGTAAAGTTTGAAATAAGAATGGCCAGTAAATCCTGTCGTAGGCCTTTTCAAAGTCTACCTTTACCCCCACTCCTTCAACACTAGACTTGCTCCCCCATCCGATAAGTTTCGAAACGGCTACGAACGTGTCGGTAATATTTCTACCTTTCAGAAAAGCTGATTGGGTTGGGGATATCAGGTTCAACATAACGTGTTCTAGCCTGTTCACCAAAACCTTAGATAAGATTTTTTGTATTCCATTCAGCAAGCTTATTGGTCGAAAATCATTTGCCCGTACTGCCTCCTCCTTTTTAGGGATAAGGCAAATGAAAACGTAATTAATAGGGGCCGTGAAGAGCCTCCCCTCATACATCTCGTGGAACAAACTCAAGATATCTACTTTGACGCTGTCCCAAAACGTTTGATAGAATTTTAATGAGAAGCCGTCCGGACCCGGCGCCTTATCACCCCCAGTTGGAAAACGGCTATTCTAATTTCGTCCAAGTTGAAGGGTTCGGAAATCCTCGATAGCTTGGGAGCCGCAATGCGATTGGACCGGAATAACATGGACCAGCCACCGAAGGAACCTTTAAACTAGAAGGAACTTATTCTCCAACTTTCTCCAACTAAGCAGGTCCATTTGCTTCTTATCCAAGGGAACAACAACGTAAACACAAACGCGGAAGCGACCAGCTGTCTTTATCACAAACAGTAAAAGGCTTAAAGATTGATATTcgagattttaaattcgaaGTTTAGTTATCTCAGATTTTAACTAAattcatttgaaaaaaaaataactacgAAACAAATAACATACTATCTTACTCtccgaacaaaaaaaaaagaaaaaaaaaaagaggaaagtgTGGCTTCAAACATTTTGCCTGTGGGTGTTACCttggaaaaattataaaatgcatgaattataTTAGTGACGGGCATCCTCAagcaattaaataatttttttagattaatccgtcaatcataatttttttattatatattgttttaaAGAAAGAGATGTGATTGATTTATAATTACTGCGGCGGTGCAAGTATGATACTATAGACTTTCTCGTTACCTTGGGCCATTAATCATCATATCTATTGCTGAATTGATTGAGCCGAAAAATTGTTAGAGCCAATCAAAGCGCCACGTTCTAGTTCCACGCATGCAGTCAAAGAAGTGAGGATGCGGACAATGCGAACAGGTAGGAGAAAGTTCTTAATGTAACAAAAATTCCACATAGAATAATTATATGTTCacttataattttgttttgtaaCATATCATTGTAAGGTCCAATcagaattaataaataatttttaaaatttgaaagatgtTAATGaagatatttgttttttttcttaatacttTTGTGACTGCTATCATTGGTCCTAATTTTTTGAGAGAGCATTAGCATATTATTgtctcattcattttttttaaaaaaataaacttagtaaaactatgaaataattatatttcaaatttaaaattttaggtattaattattaatttttttatcagaCGGACggttaaaaaatttagagaaaatttaGGAGCGAGAAGCGGTTTTATGTAGAGCCGCTTTTGAACACTATATTGTCTCCTTTGGAACGTGCTGATGATGCCATGTCATTATTCAAAGTCACGAGTCTAAGTCGACAGTATTTGCATGTGTCAGTAATTTTGTAGTTTAATTTTGGGGAGTTAGTGATTTGATTTTGTTGCTAAATGAAAGATGGTGCAGTATCGGCTGTTACCACTGGAAAttgaaagagttttttttttttttttgaaacgcAGAGAAGTAGCACgttatttgtttcttttattttttttaaaaaaatatatttaactgaaaatatgaaatacttaaattttaaatttgaaatctcgaataccaaccattaaaTCTTTTACACTAAAGATAAGTACCGTCCGTGAAATTGAAAGGGTTAAGaagagcaaaataaaaataaaaaataagaagaaagaaataatgATGAGccatattttgctaaaataccataatttcatatatatatatatatatatatatatatgtatatatatatatatttcttcattgatatgtaaattattttctagatccTAACACCACAACTAGGTTAtggggacacatgtttgggacacatgtttgggacacttttgtgtaagtgtctcatttgtgccaaaatttttttaaaaatatattaatgcctaaatataaagcccaatccaacaaaaaaaaaaaggttactctacttaACCCACCCCATCCAGCCTGTttagcccgattacaaacagaaaagaaaaaaaaaatgaaaaattgattaccatctcttcttcttccctcactcaatccactgaaattctagacgaagagcccttccctcccctcctcctccgccacggcAGCAACGAGCTAGAGTTCCGGcgattgctaaatgcttaaataagtgttggtaaattagcaacactctttttagcttatagcgacactctttaactgtcactatatacctagcgaccccacatatagcaatattttttaaaagtgtcggtaatttagcaagtaatattttttttagctgtaccgatatttaaaagtatcgttatagaccgtttttgttgtagtgtaataAAATGTGCCCTAATTTTCAATAAAACTGATCAGTTCCTTGCGAGAGGTgcaaaattagaagttaaataGCTTCTTCGCTCAGGAATAAAAACTTCACCTCTCAGAGCGTGTCTAAATTTAGGATTCGAGCTTCAGACTTGagactaaatatatatatagataggtCCTCAGGACGAGGTTTTGGCATatagagcatatatatatatatatatatgtgcattatacctaaaaaaaaggggaaaaaacagaaaagataAGCCACAAAAACCTAACCCTACCTCCTGAATTCAAGATTAGGTGCCGGCCTAATTGGGCGCACAGCCATATTAATTGTCCACACCCaagtttattattttacaaACATGAGCACTTTTGATCCACATACGAATAAGATAATCAAGTTGATGGCTCGAGGCTGGtccctttaattaattagttcccTGGATCATGATCACTTATTTCACTgctaaaaaacaaaacacaaaaaaaaaaaaaaaaacaactgtaGTAGGGGTCTATGATTTTGGTAGATATCTTAACTATGCAGTAAAAACTATTGAGTTATATATTCTGGTTGAATAAggtaaaatttttgttagatttggtaaaaatttgaagtcaatTTTACAAAATCAGAAGTTGGGAGCTGTGCAGGttgaagcaaaaaagaaaaaagaaagaaaaactttaCTTTATGGCAGTGTCTAAATATTCTTATCTAAACTAAAACTACCTGCTTTTCactttgtcaaatttttttattgattctTTTTTCTATCTAGTCATTGTTTTCTGCCGATGCATTAGTTGTAACCCTCATGAATCTTGTGACCCCCATGgtcgtctctctctctagatctctctctctctctatggaTCTCTCTCCAAAATGGGAAGGTGTGATCAAAGCCCTTTTCTTGGAATGGGTCTAACAAGGAAAGCTTGACTAGATGCTAAAACAAGATGTGAGAGATTTGAATGCCCACCTCCCCATCTATTTCTGCAGCTGGGAGTAACTTGGTATGCAATCTCAGACTGCACACCACACTCTCCATCAAGATAAGGACATCCAATTACTCACCCTCCcccccctcttcttctccctttgTAATCTCCAACTTCTCATTCCCTTTTCCCCTTCCCACAATGCcatacactattttttctcataGCATGCAAAAAGATCAGTAGTTGGTTCCTATTTTCCTCTTCATAGTGCTTTCGCAGCCATATTTTTTTGGTCAAATTAAAGAACCCCACTTCATGGTCTTTTGCCTTTTACCTTTGTTTCCATTTGTGACAGCTCATAGTTGGATATAACCACTATATATTTCTCTCACCTCCCATCTCTATCTACTCATTTttacttcctctctctctctctctctctctctcttatgtaCTGTGATGAGTGTTCTGCTCACTCAGATAAAAGCAACAATATTTGCAGGAAACAGAATAACACCATCAAACTCATGTATGcttccccctcctctctctctctctctctctctctctctctctctctctcttccttatTTGTAGGCCTCATGGTTTTTAGTACAACATCTCTTACATAGGAAAGGAACCAACTGCTGCCCTGTTTGATTTGAAGTGTCCTCAGAGCTTTGGATTTTGGATGTTGATGTGCCTACTGTTCCCTTCTCACCTCACCTATGCATGAGAGTGAGTGCCCCTCAACaaaccattatatatatatatatatagatattgtgCACAGGGACAATTTGTGTTTGTGTTGTAATCTTTGTGAGTGATATAGGATCATCAGGGGAGGCGCCAAAGCAACAAAATGAGCATACCACACTTGTTCAGGTGCCCAATAAGTTTGGACCTGTTCACAGACCCGGTAACTTTGTGCACCGGCCAGACCTACGACCGGCCGAGCATCGAGAAGTGGCTCGCCGGCGGCCACCTCACGTGCCCGGTCACAATGCAGACGCTCGACGACACCACGCTCGTCCCCAACCACACCCTCCGCCACCTCATCGACCAGTGGATCCGCGGCGACCCCGACCGCAGCTCCCGACCGGGCCCGACCGAGCCCGCCGCCGAACCCCAGCTCTCGCTCGCCTCCCTGAAGCTGAATTTACAGTCccccaccgccgctgccgccgacgCCGTGAAAAAGATTCGGATTTTATCGGTCGAATCCGATATCGGGCAGGCGTGCTTGATACAATTAGgattctttcctcttcttctgcACCTGCTGTTTCGATCTGCGTCGGCTCATGACGACTCGGAGCTCGTCGAGGCGGCGCTGGATTGCGTCCTCAGCCTTTCGCCACCCTCGCAATTGGATTCTCTCAACATGCTCAAAGAAGAGCATAATTTGGCTTCGTTGGTGGTGCTCTTGGAGCAGGGCAATATAAAGATCAAAACAAGCCTTTGCTATCTCTTGGAGTTAGTTGCCACTTCTCCGGCGACGAAAGAGCTAAGCTTGCTCGTCGGACGATCGCAACGCGTATTGCGAGAGCTGATCTCTCTGATGCAGTGCAACAAACGCAATGCGGCGGCTGCGGAGGCGGCGGTTCGCGCGACCGCCGGTCTCTGCATGCTAGACGAGAATTGGGGCAATGTGATAAGAGAAGGCGGCGTGGGCGGCTTGATTGCGTACTTATCGAGCTCTCCGGGTCAAAAGACCGTTTCCCGGGCGTTAGCCACGCTAGAGCTTTTGCTGGGGCAGGAAGCTGGGAAAAGCGCGTTCGCTGAGAATGCGAACGCGGTGAGAGTGGTGGTGAGGCACGTGTTCGTGGTGTCGGCCGACCGCGAGGCGAGCGAGCACGCCGTGGGGGCGCTGCTCGCAGTGTGCTGCGGCTCGGTGCGGTTGCAGACGCAGGCGGTGGAGGCCGGAGTTTTGAcacagcttctgcttctgctgcagaGTCAGTGCGGCTCCAAAGCCAAGAGCAGGGCCAGGGCTTTGTTGAAGCTGCTCAGGTCCGTGTGGGCTGGGAACCCGGGTGAATGTAATTTTCAAAATGATAAGTAGTTTGAtcccaaaaagaaagaaagaaaagcgtgctacctatcaaaaaaaaaaaaaaaaaaaaaaaaaaaaagcacttgattttaaaagaatatagaagtgtaaagtaaattttattatcCCTGTTACGAGTGGGATCATACGaagtaattaatattattataagcGTTTAAACATTATCTTAACTGGTTCTTGATTAAGGTATACATAGTAAATACTAAGCCATTAATTTGCAAAATGCATTTATTTCACTTCCATTAGAAGCGTGTgaaagaggtttttttttttttttttttttttttttaNtttttttttttttttttttttttttgttatcataAATTCTTCGAAGGTTCTAATGTTTAAGTTATTGTCAAGGATTTTAATACAGTACCATAACAATCACGAAAAATTCACATCTTTCCATGCGACTTAACCTTCCTATTATTCGCtcccaaatttaaattaaacttgaTTTTTCATCAACAAACCAACAAATTTGGATCATGGTTAGCTCAGATTTCAATTGAAACAAAGCCATCAGAATTTGGATTTGAACTAAAGTTTTGAATCGGATTTggatacaaaatacaaaatcgAGCACAATCAAAATTCTGAAATCCGAAGAGTTTGAACAAGATTGAcagataaaatttttacatgaaACCTTTTGAGACCGTCTAAGTGAAATTCTTCGTGAGC
The nucleotide sequence above comes from Ananas comosus cultivar F153 linkage group 17, ASM154086v1, whole genome shotgun sequence. Encoded proteins:
- the LOC109722876 gene encoding U-box domain-containing protein 26-like isoform X1 — encoded protein: MSVLLTQIKATIFAGNRITPSNSLSSELWILDVDVPTVPFSPHLCMRDHQGRRQSNKMSIPHLFRCPISLDLFTDPVTLCTGQTYDRPSIEKWLAGGHLTCPVTMQTLDDTTLVPNHTLRHLIDQWIRGDPDRSSRPGPTEPAAEPQLSLASLKLNLQSPTAAAADAVKKIRILSVESDIGQACLIQLGFFPLLLHLLFRSASAHDDSELVEAALDCVLSLSPPSQLDSLNMLKEEHNLASLVVLLEQGNIKIKTSLCYLLELVATSPATKELSLLVGRSQRVLRELISLMQCNKRNAAAAEAAVRATAGLCMLDENWGNVIREGGVGGLIAYLSSSPGQKTVSRALATLELLLGQEAGKSAFAENANAVRVVVRHVFVVSADREASEHAVGALLAVCCGSVRLQTQAVEAGVLTQLLLLLQSQCGSKAKSRARALLKLLRSVWAGNPGECNFQNDK
- the LOC109722876 gene encoding U-box domain-containing protein 26-like isoform X2, coding for MRDHQGRRQSNKMSIPHLFRCPISLDLFTDPVTLCTGQTYDRPSIEKWLAGGHLTCPVTMQTLDDTTLVPNHTLRHLIDQWIRGDPDRSSRPGPTEPAAEPQLSLASLKLNLQSPTAAAADAVKKIRILSVESDIGQACLIQLGFFPLLLHLLFRSASAHDDSELVEAALDCVLSLSPPSQLDSLNMLKEEHNLASLVVLLEQGNIKIKTSLCYLLELVATSPATKELSLLVGRSQRVLRELISLMQCNKRNAAAAEAAVRATAGLCMLDENWGNVIREGGVGGLIAYLSSSPGQKTVSRALATLELLLGQEAGKSAFAENANAVRVVVRHVFVVSADREASEHAVGALLAVCCGSVRLQTQAVEAGVLTQLLLLLQSQCGSKAKSRARALLKLLRSVWAGNPGECNFQNDK